In the Topomyia yanbarensis strain Yona2022 chromosome 3, ASM3024719v1, whole genome shotgun sequence genome, one interval contains:
- the LOC131691321 gene encoding NPC intracellular cholesterol transporter 2 homolog a-like, which yields MFKYLLLATLIPAVLLQNADNIDYSDWDVVAVRPCAGARPLPAVTRLRDCPSVPCLLQRGTDAKMAVDFTAVQDASNLRTQVTATALGITAPYELPADRAAACNWLVQSRCPLTAGEDLVHHLSMPITAIYPLVSVAIEMDLVDESGQSHACFVVDARVVAA from the exons ATGTTCAAGTACTTGCTCTTAGCCACTCTCATCCCAGCCGTTCTGTTGCAGAACGCTGACAACATCGACTACTCGGATTGGGACGTGGTAGCCGTCAGACCATGTGCTGGTGCTCGACCACTTCCAGCTGTAACTCGGCTTCGGGACTGTCCATCGGTTCCGTGTCTACTGCAACGTGGAACAGATGCCAAGATGGCAGTTGACTTCACTGCTG TCCAGGATGCATCCAATCTACGCACACAGGTTACTGCAACCGCTCTGGGTATCACTGCTCCCTATGAACTGCCGGCGGATCGTGCCGCCGCCTGTAACTGGCTGGTGCAATCGCGCTGTCCGCTGACGGCCGGAGAGGATCTTGTTCACCATCTGAGTATGCCAATTACGGCCATATATCCGTTGGTCAGTGTTGCCATCGAGATGGATTTGGTGGACGAAAGTGGCCAGTCTCATGCGTGCTTCGTAGTCGACGCTCGGGTGGTTGCAGCGTAA